From the Acidobacteriota bacterium genome, one window contains:
- a CDS encoding M28 family peptidase encodes MTRRLRWSLLVLVLLTGTAGARDEGRLLEHLRYLASDELEGRGNGSPGMELAARYVAMELRRIGVEPAGSDGTYFQPFTITTGQDLGPNNRLEIRGPENARELSIGPEYQLLTYGPYPTVSGELFFAGFGITADEPEYDDYGDWDVRGKVIVAFEHEPQERLASSPFHGKNLTSYSTVTHKALNARSRGAAGLILIPDRFNHPKQRSRQATQLEKVANMGIPTVRLTGRVGERLLREAGRDPSEIDRWIHHHLTPYSFPMDGISIRLDVDVVPVRHRVKNVVGVVPGESEEAVVIGAHYDHLGFGDESSLAEQHLGQIHNGADDNASGVAALLVLARDLSAARPGRTIVFAAFAAEELGLLGSRHYVQHPPLPLERTVAMVNLDMIGRSDGDVLIGGVGTAKEFRDLLHDVEAHTPLTFKYASTPRGSSDHLSFASAGIPVLFFFTGLHPDYHKPSDDWEKIDLVRTWQVVEAVRKTVERLSRLESRPRYVDLRQGRMPLDDRPWLGIAPDMSWTLGGIQIAQVLSWSPAHEAGLEEKDVLVEFGGRVIRNLRDLRNLIRSRKPGDQVKILVLRRGQLVEVTARLDRRSAR; translated from the coding sequence ATGACCAGGCGGCTCCGATGGTCTCTCCTCGTTCTCGTCTTGCTCACCGGCACCGCCGGCGCCCGGGACGAAGGACGGCTCCTGGAGCACCTGCGCTATCTTGCCTCCGACGAGTTGGAGGGCCGGGGCAACGGGTCGCCCGGCATGGAGCTGGCGGCGCGCTACGTGGCGATGGAACTCCGGCGGATCGGCGTGGAGCCGGCCGGGTCCGACGGCACGTACTTTCAGCCCTTTACCATCACCACGGGTCAGGACCTGGGTCCAAACAACCGACTGGAGATCCGGGGGCCCGAGAACGCTCGAGAGCTCTCAATCGGCCCTGAGTACCAACTGCTGACCTACGGTCCGTATCCAACCGTCTCCGGAGAGCTCTTCTTCGCCGGTTTCGGAATCACGGCGGACGAACCCGAGTACGACGACTACGGCGACTGGGACGTTCGAGGCAAAGTGATCGTGGCGTTCGAGCACGAACCCCAGGAACGATTGGCCTCCAGCCCGTTTCACGGCAAGAACCTGACGTCTTATTCGACGGTGACCCACAAGGCGCTCAACGCCAGAAGCCGCGGCGCCGCGGGGCTGATCCTGATTCCCGATCGATTCAATCATCCGAAGCAACGCTCCCGGCAGGCCACGCAACTCGAGAAGGTGGCCAACATGGGCATCCCCACCGTTCGCCTGACCGGACGTGTGGGCGAGCGCCTGCTCCGGGAGGCTGGACGGGACCCGTCGGAAATCGACCGCTGGATCCACCATCACCTCACCCCCTATTCGTTCCCCATGGACGGGATTTCCATCCGCCTGGATGTGGACGTGGTGCCGGTCCGTCACCGGGTAAAGAACGTCGTTGGCGTCGTACCCGGCGAATCGGAGGAAGCGGTGGTGATCGGCGCTCACTACGACCACCTGGGTTTCGGGGACGAATCCTCCCTGGCGGAACAGCACCTGGGTCAGATCCACAATGGGGCGGACGACAATGCTTCCGGGGTGGCCGCGCTACTGGTGCTCGCCCGCGACCTGTCGGCGGCCCGGCCCGGCCGCACCATCGTTTTCGCCGCATTTGCAGCCGAGGAACTGGGACTCCTGGGCTCCCGCCACTACGTGCAGCATCCGCCTTTGCCGCTGGAACGAACCGTGGCCATGGTGAACCTGGACATGATCGGACGCAGCGACGGCGACGTGCTCATTGGAGGAGTGGGCACGGCAAAGGAGTTTCGCGACCTGCTCCACGACGTAGAGGCGCACACACCGCTGACCTTCAAATACGCCAGCACCCCCCGGGGTTCGAGCGACCATCTCTCTTTCGCCTCGGCGGGAATCCCGGTCCTCTTCTTCTTTACGGGCCTGCACCCCGACTACCACAAGCCGTCCGACGACTGGGAGAAGATCGACCTGGTCCGAACCTGGCAGGTGGTGGAGGCCGTGCGTAAGACCGTGGAGCGGCTGAGCCGTCTGGAGAGCCGGCCCCGGTACGTGGACCTCCGGCAGGGGAGGATGCCGCTCGACGACCGGCCCTGGCTGGGTATCGCCCCCGACATGAGCTGGACGCTGGGCGGCATCCAGATCGCACAGGTCCTGAGCTGGAGTCCAGCCCACGAGGCGGGATTGGAGGAGAAGGACGTGCTGGTGGAATTCGGCGGGCGGGTGATACGCAATCTCCGGGACCTGCGCAACCTGATCCGGTCACGGAAGCCGGGAGATCAGGTCAAGATCCTGGTGCTACGACGAGGGCAACTGGTCGAGGTGACCGCCCGGCTCGACCGGCGGTCCGCACGGTAA
- a CDS encoding pyridoxamine 5'-phosphate oxidase family protein — protein sequence MARNVGVEIPERIIAEIRKDPPVSEAVPLVSVDPEGYPHVALLSYLELFLQDGSLCFFVHVGSRTGRFLKSGRRCTLLFVNRDYVVYVKGRARWQGDRESCSVFRLRVEAVLEDSPLPEEGDVFLQSGIRFGAGEEWLESRVRLRRRMVWN from the coding sequence GTGGCCAGGAACGTGGGGGTCGAAATACCTGAACGGATCATCGCCGAGATCCGCAAGGATCCTCCGGTTTCCGAAGCCGTTCCGCTCGTCAGCGTAGACCCGGAAGGGTATCCTCATGTCGCTCTCCTGTCCTATCTCGAACTGTTCCTCCAGGACGGGTCCCTCTGCTTTTTCGTCCACGTCGGGAGCCGTACGGGACGCTTCCTCAAATCCGGCCGACGCTGTACTCTCCTGTTCGTGAACCGCGACTACGTGGTCTACGTCAAGGGACGGGCTCGTTGGCAGGGGGACCGGGAGTCCTGCTCCGTTTTCCGGCTCCGGGTGGAGGCGGTGTTGGAAGACTCTCCGCTGCCCGAGGAAGGGGACGTGTTCCTGCAAAGCGGAATCCGGTTCGGAGCCGGTGAAGAATGGCTTGAGAGTCGAGTCCGGTTGAGACGGAGGATGGTATGGAACTGA
- the lpdA gene encoding dihydrolipoyl dehydrogenase → MELTNHRADAVVVGAGPGGYAAAFRAADLGLKVILVDARGRPGGVCLHDGCIPSKTLLHVAGLLGQIREADRLGIEVGEPRVNLKRLRAWKTSVIDRLASGVADLARRRGVQSMWGRARFLSSGRLAVEGEEAAEIAFDHAVLATGSRPVALPGMPRDSSRLLDSTRALDLETVPETLLVIGGGYIGLELGTVYAALGSRVTVVEMLDGLLPGVDRDLVRPLAKRLQNLFEAIHLRSRVGRVRETGRGLEVELELPDQAVSVVFDQVLVAVGRRPNSEGLGLENTGVRVDAQGFIRTDSQCRTDDPAIFAIGDVAGQPMLAHKATREAKVAAEVIAGEESGYEPEAVPAVVFTDPEVAWCGLTEGEARDEGQDIQVVRFPWAASGRALTMGRPEGLTKMILDPDSGQVLGVGIVGAHAGELIAEGVAAIEMAALAEDLALCIHAHPTLSETLGEAAESFMGQPTHLYRPPRKRRGVF, encoded by the coding sequence ATGGAACTGACGAATCACCGGGCCGACGCCGTTGTGGTCGGCGCCGGTCCCGGAGGCTACGCGGCCGCGTTCCGGGCGGCCGATCTGGGGCTCAAGGTGATCCTGGTGGACGCCCGGGGACGGCCCGGAGGCGTCTGTCTTCACGACGGCTGCATTCCCTCGAAGACGTTGCTCCATGTGGCCGGCCTGCTGGGACAGATCCGCGAGGCGGATCGGCTGGGGATCGAGGTGGGAGAGCCGAGGGTGAATCTGAAACGGCTCCGGGCCTGGAAGACCTCGGTCATCGACCGGCTCGCGTCCGGAGTTGCGGATCTGGCCCGGCGGCGCGGCGTGCAATCGATGTGGGGAAGAGCTCGATTCCTGTCCTCGGGCCGGCTTGCCGTGGAGGGCGAAGAAGCTGCGGAAATCGCCTTCGATCACGCCGTCCTGGCCACGGGGTCGCGCCCCGTGGCTCTGCCGGGAATGCCGCGTGACAGCTCCCGCCTCCTGGACTCCACCCGGGCCCTCGACCTGGAGACGGTTCCCGAAACCCTGTTGGTGATCGGCGGTGGCTACATTGGCCTGGAGCTGGGGACGGTCTACGCGGCTCTGGGAAGCCGGGTCACCGTGGTGGAGATGTTGGACGGGTTGCTTCCCGGCGTCGACCGCGATCTGGTCCGGCCTCTGGCGAAACGCCTTCAGAATCTCTTCGAAGCCATCCATCTGCGGAGCCGGGTCGGCCGCGTTCGGGAAACGGGCCGGGGACTGGAGGTCGAGCTGGAGTTGCCGGACCAGGCGGTTTCCGTCGTCTTCGATCAGGTGCTGGTGGCGGTGGGCCGCCGTCCCAACTCGGAGGGCCTGGGTCTGGAGAACACGGGGGTGAGGGTCGACGCCCAGGGCTTCATCCGGACGGATTCCCAATGCCGGACCGATGATCCGGCCATCTTCGCCATCGGCGACGTGGCAGGCCAACCCATGCTGGCTCACAAGGCGACGAGGGAAGCCAAGGTGGCCGCCGAGGTCATCGCCGGCGAGGAGTCCGGTTATGAGCCGGAAGCGGTTCCGGCCGTCGTCTTCACTGATCCGGAGGTGGCCTGGTGCGGCCTGACCGAAGGGGAAGCCAGGGACGAGGGTCAGGACATTCAGGTGGTGCGGTTCCCCTGGGCGGCGTCGGGCCGGGCCCTGACCATGGGAAGGCCCGAGGGGCTGACGAAGATGATTCTTGATCCGGACTCGGGACAGGTCCTGGGAGTCGGCATCGTGGGCGCCCACGCCGGCGAGCTCATCGCGGAAGGGGTGGCGGCCATCGAGATGGCGGCCCTGGCCGAGGATCTGGCGCTCTGTATTCACGCCCATCCCACCCTTTCCGAGACCCTGGGCGAGGCGGCGGAGTCCTTCATGGGCCAGCCCACCCACCTTTACCGCCCGCCAAGAAAGAGGAGGGGCGTCTTTTAG
- a CDS encoding carbonic anhydrase family protein, translating to MTRSILSAIAIVALAPFGCQSAEEPAPVGGEDASHHTESSWGYEPHNGPAHWGTLDPAFSVCAMGEEQSPIDLTADRNADPMAIEFEYRRTRIAVENNGHTIQVNPDPGSATVLSGVRFELLQFHFHHASEHTVDGIQFPLEMHLVHQNDGGSLAVVGILFQEGPANEALAPVWANFPTEPTASHVVSGELDLAALLPATRTTWRYRGSLTTPPCTEGVNWTVLTEPLTMSPEQIAAFGAVYPNNFRTVQPLGKRVLDCG from the coding sequence ATGACACGAAGTATCTTATCCGCAATCGCAATCGTCGCCTTGGCGCCGTTCGGGTGCCAGAGCGCGGAAGAGCCGGCACCCGTCGGGGGCGAAGATGCATCGCACCATACCGAATCGTCATGGGGGTATGAGCCGCACAACGGCCCGGCGCACTGGGGCACGCTCGACCCGGCGTTCAGCGTGTGCGCCATGGGCGAAGAGCAGTCTCCCATCGATCTGACCGCCGACCGGAATGCCGATCCGATGGCGATCGAGTTTGAATACCGGCGGACCCGCATCGCCGTCGAGAATAACGGGCACACGATTCAGGTGAACCCGGACCCCGGCAGCGCCACCGTCCTCAGCGGGGTACGCTTCGAACTGCTGCAGTTCCACTTCCACCATGCCAGCGAGCATACGGTTGACGGCATTCAATTCCCCTTGGAGATGCACTTGGTGCATCAAAATGATGGCGGCTCGCTGGCGGTGGTCGGAATCCTGTTCCAGGAAGGACCGGCGAACGAAGCTCTGGCTCCGGTCTGGGCAAACTTTCCGACCGAACCGACGGCCTCGCACGTGGTTTCGGGCGAGCTCGACCTGGCGGCGTTGCTGCCGGCTACCCGAACCACGTGGCGCTACCGGGGATCGCTCACGACTCCACCCTGCACCGAAGGCGTCAATTGGACCGTCCTGACCGAGCCCCTCACGATGTCGCCGGAGCAGATCGCCGCGTTCGGCGCCGTCTATCCGAACAACTTTCGGACCGTGCAGCCGCTCGGCAAACGTGTCCTGGACTGTGGATGA
- the acnA gene encoding aconitate hydratase AcnA yields MGENRDNFGCRSTLTTGNLEAGFFDLTLLERRGVGHVSRLPFCMKILLENLLRHEDGITVTAEDVASLADWQPSSDAQPEIAFRPARVLLQDFTGVPAVVDLAAMRDAMIGMGGDPDRINPLVPAELVIDHSVQVDSFGTRRSFRFNVEKEFQRNLERYAFLRWGQTAFDNFRVVPPATGIVHQVNLEYLARVVFQPGENGDRLCYPDTLVGTDSHTTMVNGLGVLGWGVGGIEAEAAMLGQPISMLLPQVVGFGLHGVLPEGATATDLVLRITQMLREKGVVGKFVEFYGSGIAGLSLADRATLGNMSPEYGATCAIFPIDDETLSYLRLTARPAEQVALVESYAKAQGMFHGPDSPEAEYSDTLSLDLASVEPAIAGPKRPQDRIPLTQSKPAFLEFVSQSAGNGKPAAADMLPVAQADGDGSGALDLDHGSVVIAAITSCTNTSNPSVMVGAGLLARKAVQRGLVRKPWVKTSLAPGSKVVTEYLEKAGLMADLAALGFDLVGYGCTTCIGNSGPLAPPISKAVHERDLVVCAVLSGNRNFEGRISPDVRANYLASPPLVVAYAIAGRMDHDLYQEPLGQDSQGREVYLRDIWPTHQEIQAVIAEAVLPEMFREKYGDVFSGNERWRELPAPEGRGFSWEADSTYVRRPTFFDGMPRNPEPLRDLDGMRALALLGDSVTTDHISPAGAIPVDGPAGRYLMEQGVEPSDFNSFGSRRGNHEVMVRGTFGNIRLRNLLVPGVEGGYTRCSPGGDVVSIYDASMEYQRQGTPLIILAGKEYGSGSSRDWAAKGTRLLGVEAVLAETYERIHRSNLIGMGVLPLQFVDGQNRESLELNGFETYGLTGLSKGLEPGATLRMRVSSPGADDIEFPVLVRIDTPNEMSYFQHRGILHYVLRSLAS; encoded by the coding sequence ATGGGAGAGAACCGTGACAATTTTGGCTGTCGATCCACACTGACGACTGGAAACCTCGAAGCCGGTTTTTTCGATCTCACGTTGCTGGAGCGGCGCGGGGTGGGCCATGTCTCCCGGCTCCCGTTCTGCATGAAGATCCTGCTGGAAAATCTCCTCCGGCATGAGGACGGGATCACGGTGACCGCCGAGGACGTGGCCAGTTTGGCCGACTGGCAACCGTCCTCCGATGCCCAGCCCGAGATCGCCTTCCGCCCGGCCCGGGTTCTGCTGCAGGATTTCACTGGAGTTCCCGCGGTCGTGGATCTGGCCGCCATGCGGGACGCCATGATCGGGATGGGAGGGGACCCGGACCGGATCAACCCCCTGGTCCCGGCCGAGCTGGTCATCGACCACTCGGTCCAGGTCGATTCCTTCGGGACCCGCCGGTCCTTCCGGTTCAACGTGGAGAAGGAATTTCAGCGCAACCTGGAACGCTACGCCTTTCTGCGCTGGGGCCAGACCGCGTTCGACAACTTCCGCGTCGTTCCCCCGGCCACCGGAATCGTCCATCAGGTCAACCTGGAGTACCTGGCCCGTGTCGTGTTCCAGCCGGGAGAGAACGGGGACCGCCTTTGCTACCCCGACACCCTCGTCGGAACCGACAGCCACACCACCATGGTCAACGGATTGGGGGTTCTGGGTTGGGGCGTGGGCGGTATCGAGGCGGAAGCCGCCATGCTGGGACAACCCATCAGCATGCTGTTGCCGCAGGTCGTGGGATTCGGGTTGCACGGGGTCCTGCCCGAGGGAGCCACGGCCACCGACCTGGTGCTGCGGATCACCCAGATGCTCCGGGAAAAGGGCGTGGTCGGAAAGTTCGTGGAGTTCTACGGTTCCGGGATCGCCGGCCTCTCCCTGGCCGACCGGGCGACTCTGGGCAACATGTCCCCCGAGTACGGAGCCACCTGCGCCATCTTTCCCATCGACGACGAGACCCTGAGCTATCTCCGGCTCACCGCGCGGCCGGCGGAGCAGGTGGCCCTGGTGGAGAGCTACGCCAAGGCGCAGGGCATGTTCCACGGTCCCGACAGCCCGGAGGCGGAATACAGCGACACTCTGAGCCTGGATCTGGCCTCGGTCGAACCCGCCATTGCGGGACCGAAGCGTCCTCAGGACCGCATCCCCTTGACGCAGTCGAAGCCGGCGTTTCTGGAATTCGTGTCCCAATCGGCCGGGAACGGAAAACCCGCCGCCGCGGATATGCTGCCTGTCGCGCAAGCAGACGGGGACGGCTCCGGCGCCCTCGACCTGGACCACGGCTCCGTGGTCATCGCCGCCATCACGAGCTGCACCAACACCTCGAATCCGTCGGTCATGGTGGGGGCCGGACTCCTGGCTCGCAAGGCGGTCCAGCGCGGTCTGGTGAGGAAACCCTGGGTCAAGACCAGTCTGGCGCCGGGATCGAAGGTGGTGACCGAGTACCTGGAGAAGGCCGGCCTGATGGCAGACCTGGCCGCTCTGGGGTTCGATCTGGTGGGCTACGGCTGCACCACCTGCATCGGCAACAGCGGTCCCCTGGCCCCGCCGATCTCCAAGGCGGTCCACGAGCGCGACCTGGTGGTTTGCGCCGTCCTGTCGGGCAACCGAAACTTCGAGGGCCGGATCAGCCCGGACGTTCGAGCCAACTACCTGGCCTCGCCGCCCCTGGTCGTCGCCTACGCCATCGCCGGCCGCATGGATCACGACCTGTACCAAGAGCCTCTGGGGCAGGATTCCCAGGGACGGGAGGTTTATCTGCGGGACATCTGGCCGACCCACCAGGAGATTCAGGCGGTGATCGCGGAAGCGGTGCTGCCGGAGATGTTCCGGGAGAAGTACGGCGACGTCTTCAGTGGGAACGAGCGGTGGCGGGAGCTGCCCGCGCCCGAGGGCCGGGGCTTTTCCTGGGAGGCGGATTCCACCTACGTGCGGAGGCCGACCTTCTTTGACGGGATGCCTCGAAACCCGGAACCGCTTCGGGACCTGGATGGAATGAGGGCCTTGGCGTTGCTGGGAGACTCGGTGACCACGGACCACATCTCGCCGGCCGGGGCGATTCCGGTGGACGGACCCGCCGGCCGCTATCTCATGGAGCAAGGGGTCGAACCGTCCGACTTCAACTCCTTCGGCTCGCGCCGCGGCAACCACGAGGTCATGGTGAGGGGGACCTTCGGAAACATCCGGCTCCGGAATCTGCTGGTCCCGGGCGTCGAAGGCGGATACACCCGATGCTCGCCCGGAGGCGATGTGGTTTCCATCTACGACGCCAGCATGGAGTACCAGCGCCAAGGGACACCGCTGATCATTCTGGCCGGCAAGGAATACGGTTCGGGCTCCTCCCGGGACTGGGCGGCCAAGGGGACGCGGCTGCTGGGAGTCGAGGCCGTTCTGGCCGAGACCTACGAGCGCATCCACCGGAGCAATCTCATCGGCATGGGCGTTTTACCCCTCCAGTTTGTGGACGGGCAGAATCGGGAATCGCTGGAACTGAACGGTTTCGAGACTTACGGGCTGACCGGCCTCTCGAAAGGGTTGGAGCCGGGGGCTACCCTCCGGATGCGCGTCTCTTCTCCCGGAGCCGACGACATCGAGTTCCCGGTCCTGGTTCGAATCGACACCCCCAATGAGATGTCTTATTTCCAACACCGGGGCATCCTGCACTATGTTCTGAGGTCCCTGGCGAGTTGA
- a CDS encoding polymer-forming cytoskeletal protein, whose product MWEKDSPEPLKASRGTLPRITTQPDAGGRNGNRSVIGSSITIKGEVSGSQDMVIKGRVEGQLTLTGCNITVGKEGRIKADLLARVIRVDGYVDGLLRGEEQILLSETGCVRGKLIAPEVILKEGSNFKGTVDMGDRTQDSAD is encoded by the coding sequence ATGTGGGAAAAGGATTCGCCGGAACCATTGAAAGCGTCCCGAGGGACTTTACCTCGAATTACTACCCAGCCGGATGCCGGGGGGCGAAACGGGAACCGATCCGTCATCGGCTCCAGCATCACCATCAAGGGGGAAGTGAGCGGATCGCAGGATATGGTCATCAAGGGTCGTGTCGAAGGACAGCTCACCCTGACCGGGTGCAACATCACAGTGGGGAAGGAAGGCCGGATCAAGGCCGACCTCCTGGCCAGGGTGATTCGGGTTGATGGTTATGTAGACGGCCTCCTTCGGGGAGAGGAACAGATTCTCTTGAGTGAAACGGGTTGCGTCCGAGGCAAGCTGATCGCTCCCGAAGTCATTCTGAAAGAGGGTTCCAACTTCAAAGGCACCGTCGACATGGGCGACCGCACGCAGGATTCCGCCGATTAG
- a CDS encoding M1 family metallopeptidase, with product MRVIRLLALCLTTTVLPAATSGPERNLSYDIQASLDPVSRTVEAQQVLNWRNSSDTPVREFHFHLYLNAFRNNRSTMMWELDFAPFWRDKDPIPQDYWGFIDVQSIQVEADGPEGPTRVVRRRFIHPDDDNAEDRTVLQVELDRPLAPGEQVRFRIAFTSKLPRGARRTGWVEDYYFVAQWFPKLGVFADGAWYCHQYHRHSEFFADFGDYEVSLTVPSGMVVGATGRLVGETDNGDGTHTHRFQQENVHDFTWVASSRLMPRTRRFDHPGLPPVDMRLLLLEEHEHLEERYFRAMEHSLRLFGSWFGPYPYSVLTLVDPPYNSRTGGMEYPTLVTGRTDFWSPPETLSPEGVTIHEVAHQWWYGLVATNEAEEAWLDEGITSWATDRAAREAYEPRVHVEWLLGEVPLSFPSVTRPFETRNLAWVRRGGRLDVMTRNSWSFRNRRSYFVNAYAKPDMVLWTLERHLGAEVMLRAIRTWFERYRYRHPTAEDFVRTVSEVAGEDLDWFFRETIHSAETVDYAVTEARSRAIPDLKGVPPGEAEIVEEVTVAEGGESSEPEGPAADRDPEDAEAVSAGGEGESKKIYWSRVVVTRLQGGRFPVEVVMEFDDGKRFRRLWDGQYRWVRYEFKRPSRLKSAVVDPDRKLLLDINPTNNSRLVKPPASGRHSLATRKWTAKWLFWLQNLMEVFALIS from the coding sequence ATGAGAGTGATTCGGCTGCTGGCGCTTTGTCTGACGACCACGGTCCTTCCGGCGGCCACGTCCGGTCCGGAACGGAATCTCAGTTATGACATCCAGGCCAGTCTGGATCCGGTTTCCAGGACGGTCGAGGCTCAACAGGTTCTGAACTGGCGAAACTCCTCGGACACGCCCGTCCGGGAGTTCCACTTTCACCTCTACCTGAACGCCTTCCGGAACAACCGCTCCACCATGATGTGGGAGCTGGATTTCGCCCCCTTCTGGAGGGACAAGGACCCGATTCCCCAGGACTACTGGGGTTTCATCGACGTCCAATCCATCCAGGTCGAGGCGGACGGACCCGAGGGCCCCACCCGCGTGGTGCGCCGCCGTTTCATCCATCCGGACGACGACAACGCCGAGGACCGGACGGTGCTGCAGGTCGAGCTGGACCGGCCTCTTGCCCCCGGCGAGCAGGTGCGTTTTCGAATCGCGTTCACCTCCAAGCTGCCCCGAGGCGCCCGCAGGACCGGCTGGGTGGAGGACTACTACTTCGTGGCCCAGTGGTTTCCCAAGCTGGGCGTCTTCGCCGACGGCGCCTGGTATTGCCACCAATATCATCGCCACTCCGAGTTCTTCGCCGATTTCGGGGACTATGAGGTGAGCCTTACGGTCCCGTCGGGCATGGTGGTGGGGGCCACCGGACGCCTGGTTGGCGAGACCGACAATGGGGACGGTACCCACACGCACCGTTTTCAACAGGAAAACGTGCATGATTTCACCTGGGTGGCCAGCTCCCGGCTGATGCCCCGGACCCGGAGGTTCGATCATCCCGGCCTTCCCCCCGTCGACATGCGGCTGCTTCTGCTGGAGGAGCATGAGCACCTGGAGGAACGGTACTTCCGGGCCATGGAGCATTCCCTGCGCCTCTTCGGGAGCTGGTTCGGACCCTATCCCTACTCGGTCCTGACCTTGGTCGATCCTCCCTACAACAGCCGCACCGGGGGAATGGAATACCCCACTCTCGTGACCGGGAGGACCGATTTCTGGTCGCCCCCGGAGACGCTCTCGCCCGAAGGGGTCACCATTCATGAAGTGGCCCATCAATGGTGGTACGGCCTGGTGGCCACCAACGAAGCCGAAGAGGCCTGGCTGGACGAAGGGATCACCTCTTGGGCTACGGACCGGGCCGCACGCGAAGCCTATGAGCCCCGGGTCCACGTGGAATGGCTCCTGGGGGAGGTCCCGCTTTCGTTCCCCTCGGTGACCCGCCCGTTCGAGACCCGGAACCTGGCCTGGGTGCGCCGCGGCGGACGCCTGGACGTCATGACCCGCAATTCCTGGAGTTTCCGGAACCGGCGCAGCTATTTCGTCAACGCCTACGCCAAGCCCGATATGGTCTTGTGGACCCTGGAACGGCACCTGGGCGCCGAGGTCATGCTGCGGGCGATCCGGACCTGGTTCGAGCGTTACCGGTACCGGCATCCCACCGCGGAGGACTTTGTCCGAACGGTCAGCGAGGTGGCCGGCGAGGACCTGGATTGGTTCTTCCGGGAGACGATCCACAGCGCCGAGACGGTGGACTACGCCGTGACCGAAGCCCGTTCCAGGGCTATTCCGGACCTGAAGGGGGTGCCTCCGGGCGAAGCCGAAATCGTTGAGGAGGTGACCGTCGCGGAGGGCGGTGAGAGTTCCGAGCCGGAGGGCCCGGCCGCCGATCGGGATCCGGAAGACGCCGAAGCTGTTTCGGCCGGAGGGGAAGGCGAGTCGAAGAAGATCTACTGGAGCCGCGTGGTGGTGACGCGATTGCAGGGAGGACGGTTCCCGGTCGAGGTGGTCATGGAGTTCGACGACGGGAAACGGTTCCGGCGCCTCTGGGACGGGCAGTACCGGTGGGTCCGATACGAGTTCAAGCGTCCGTCGCGGCTCAAGTCCGCCGTGGTCGATCCGGACCGGAAGCTGCTTCTGGACATCAATCCCACCAACAACAGTCGACTGGTGAAGCCGCCGGCAAGCGGCCGACACTCCCTGGCCACCCGGAAGTGGACCGCAAAGTGGCTCTTCTGGCTGCAGAACCTGATGGAAGTCTTCGCTCTGATCTCATGA
- a CDS encoding peroxiredoxin: MAVSAGDTAPDFVLKTTKNDSLRLSSLRGRKVVLFFYPADDSPGCTLQVRGLRDIHEDLVELGVEVIGINSASVDSHRKFAECQALPFQIASDPENVVRRLYGAYSWGLPGRVTFLVDEQGIVCDVFSAMLRPWTHVKRVRAWVRKG; this comes from the coding sequence GTGGCCGTTTCCGCCGGTGACACCGCACCCGACTTCGTTCTGAAGACAACGAAGAATGATTCTCTCCGGCTGAGTTCGTTACGCGGCCGGAAGGTGGTTCTGTTTTTCTATCCGGCGGACGATTCCCCGGGGTGCACCCTCCAGGTTCGCGGTCTCCGAGATATTCATGAAGACCTGGTCGAACTGGGCGTGGAGGTGATCGGCATCAACAGCGCCAGCGTAGACTCACACCGTAAATTTGCCGAATGCCAGGCCCTGCCCTTTCAGATCGCCAGCGACCCGGAAAATGTCGTTCGTCGCCTGTACGGAGCCTATTCATGGGGGCTGCCCGGGCGCGTCACATTCCTTGTGGATGAGCAGGGGATCGTATGCGATGTTTTTTCCGCGATGTTGCGGCCATGGACCCACGTGAAACGAGTCAGGGCGTGGGTCCGGAAAGGCTAA
- a CDS encoding LON peptidase substrate-binding domain-containing protein, with product MPIFPLPGVVFFPRVVLPLHIFEPRYKAMVASALDGNGHIGMVLLREGWRPQYHASPPVFGTGTMGLITQPEELEDGKYNLLLRGLQRYQILEILQETPFRLARVRLLEDVAPDERDAQALRWKMAKRLDQLAPEIKFPPLEPKLAGRIDFLTMINLICCCLDLSVYDKQRLLETGDLSVRARGVLGVLDRKLKAKKLVSGFQTLRPEHPERN from the coding sequence TTGCCCATTTTCCCCCTCCCCGGAGTCGTGTTCTTCCCCCGGGTGGTCCTCCCCCTGCACATCTTCGAACCGCGCTACAAGGCCATGGTGGCCAGCGCCCTGGACGGGAACGGACACATCGGCATGGTCCTCCTCCGGGAGGGGTGGCGCCCTCAATACCACGCTTCCCCGCCGGTCTTCGGAACCGGCACCATGGGTCTGATCACTCAGCCGGAAGAGCTTGAGGACGGCAAGTACAACCTCCTGCTCCGGGGGCTTCAGCGTTATCAGATCTTGGAAATCCTGCAGGAAACGCCCTTCCGGCTGGCCCGGGTCCGGCTTCTGGAGGACGTGGCCCCGGACGAACGCGACGCTCAGGCCCTTCGCTGGAAGATGGCCAAGCGCCTGGACCAGTTGGCGCCCGAGATCAAGTTTCCGCCTCTGGAGCCCAAATTGGCCGGACGGATCGATTTCCTGACCATGATCAACCTGATCTGTTGTTGCCTGGACCTCTCCGTCTACGACAAGCAGCGGCTGCTGGAGACGGGCGATCTGTCGGTGCGGGCTCGCGGAGTCCTGGGGGTGCTGGACCGGAAGCTGAAGGCCAAGAAACTGGTCTCGGGCTTTCAGACGCTCCGGCCCGAGCATCCGGAGCGGAATTGA